In the Terriglobia bacterium genome, one interval contains:
- a CDS encoding sigma-70 family RNA polymerase sigma factor, translating into MSSATVLKMPPQSVPWIEEIFREHYQLVYRTACVITGSPDDAEDVLQTIFLRLLKHGVPPNLKEPKAYFYSAAVKVSLNVLRARRRHILTADPDVFETPPRSGNSDIDDSLRTQIYQAIESLSPRTVEILMLRYVEDLTEPQIAKMLGRSRGTIAVTLFRAIARLRKLLRSSGENV; encoded by the coding sequence ATGTCGTCCGCAACGGTTCTGAAGATGCCGCCACAGTCGGTCCCATGGATTGAAGAGATCTTTCGCGAGCACTATCAACTCGTTTACCGCACCGCCTGTGTCATCACCGGGAGTCCCGACGATGCGGAGGATGTGCTGCAGACAATCTTCCTGAGATTGCTTAAGCACGGCGTTCCGCCAAATCTGAAAGAACCCAAGGCGTACTTCTACAGTGCGGCGGTGAAGGTGTCGTTGAATGTACTGCGTGCCCGCCGGCGGCACATCCTGACGGCCGATCCCGATGTGTTCGAGACTCCCCCGCGCTCCGGCAACTCCGATATCGACGATTCACTCCGCACGCAGATCTATCAAGCCATCGAAAGCCTTTCACCCCGTACCGTCGAGATTCTGATGCTGAGGTACGTTGAAGACCTGACGGAACCGCAAATCGCGAAAATGCTGGGAAGATCTCGCGGCACCATCGCCGTGACCTTGTTCCGTGCGATCGCTCGTTTGCGAAAGTTGCTGCGGTCATCCGGAGAAAACGTATGA
- a CDS encoding S1C family serine protease → MTTAWQQFSNELSEIITSAGKSIVAVDARSGHTSSGIVWRRDAILTAAHAVRHENNIGIIFGPGQSAVARLAGRDRGTDIALLKLDQEIDMQPAACGSTESLAVGALGVAIGRTRRGNIVASSGIISGLMGEWRARGTQIDQFIRPDLNLYPGFSGGALLDPAGAILGLNTSGLLRGRPITIPSSTLLRIAEELAASGHVAKPYVGLVMQPVQIPESLQKKAGVDNQTGLLVMHVEPAGPADQAGVLLGDLLVAMDGHGFSELSDLSESLSGKAAGQEVQVSLIRGGQPLQLSIRIGNRPTR, encoded by the coding sequence ATGACAACAGCGTGGCAGCAGTTTTCGAATGAGCTATCTGAAATCATCACTTCGGCCGGCAAGTCGATCGTTGCGGTCGATGCACGGTCCGGCCATACATCGAGCGGGATCGTCTGGCGGCGGGACGCAATCCTGACCGCAGCGCATGCCGTACGGCATGAAAACAATATCGGAATTATCTTTGGGCCCGGGCAGTCTGCCGTGGCGCGCCTTGCCGGCAGAGATCGAGGAACGGACATCGCGTTGCTCAAGCTCGATCAGGAAATCGATATGCAGCCTGCGGCGTGCGGGAGCACCGAATCGCTGGCGGTAGGTGCCCTGGGAGTTGCCATCGGCCGCACCCGCCGGGGAAACATCGTGGCCAGCAGCGGCATCATCAGCGGCCTGATGGGCGAATGGCGGGCTCGCGGAACGCAGATCGATCAATTCATTCGTCCGGACTTGAATCTGTATCCCGGTTTTTCGGGAGGCGCGCTTCTGGACCCGGCCGGCGCGATCCTCGGGTTGAATACCAGCGGCCTGCTGCGCGGCCGGCCGATCACGATACCGTCGTCGACGCTTTTGAGAATTGCCGAAGAACTGGCCGCATCCGGACACGTTGCGAAGCCGTATGTCGGATTGGTCATGCAGCCCGTCCAGATTCCCGAATCCCTGCAGAAGAAGGCAGGCGTGGACAACCAGACCGGTCTGCTGGTGATGCATGTCGAGCCGGCAGGCCCTGCCGATCAGGCCGGGGTTTTGCTTGGCGATCTCCTCGTTGCGATGGATGGTCACGGCTTCAGCGAATTGAGCGATCTGTCGGAGTCACTGAGCGGGAAAGCTGCCGGACAGGAAGTTCAGGTTTCTTTGATACGCGGCGGACAACCGCTGCAGCTGTCGATTCGCATCGGTAATCGTCCGACGCGATAA
- a CDS encoding Cache 3/Cache 2 fusion domain-containing protein: MFFWIYNYPASEIGALFAFVFVGITYLGIFLFQRFFHSRVHGKRSINDMVGLALSSLSVLYGLLLGLIAVAAYQNYSSVSDLVTKEASSLAALYSDLEGYPQPIRSRLQGELRDYTRYVIDESWPEQQRGMVPSETAHRTAIFVNDILSFEPSDKRSETIVHTEALRQLNNMLELQRNRLANVTSGLPGILWAVVAIGAMLSILLIVILDLEVQVNLLLGGVLSCFLGLTIFLIAEMDNPFRGGFSVGADPFQLVFDTVIKPNETVNKSMATLISSLKNLGSPKVEGKDPVAGKEVPGLYFGTTRLNNSFDIVDDVVKQFGGTASIFVKSGDEYVRVATNVKKDDGSRAIGTSLDPNGPAIARIRNGEAFYGEATILDKPYVTGYEPIRDASGNVIGIYYTGYMKQ; this comes from the coding sequence TTGTTTTTTTGGATCTATAACTATCCAGCATCGGAAATTGGCGCATTGTTCGCCTTTGTATTCGTCGGCATAACGTATCTTGGAATTTTCCTGTTCCAGCGTTTCTTTCACTCCCGGGTTCATGGCAAGCGGAGTATCAACGATATGGTCGGCCTGGCTCTGTCGAGCCTTTCGGTTTTGTATGGCTTGCTGCTCGGGCTGATCGCGGTCGCAGCCTATCAGAATTATTCGTCCGTCAGCGATCTCGTGACGAAGGAGGCTTCCAGCCTCGCGGCGCTGTACAGCGATCTCGAAGGTTATCCGCAACCGATCCGCAGCAGATTGCAGGGCGAGCTTCGCGACTATACGCGATATGTGATCGACGAGAGCTGGCCGGAGCAGCAGCGCGGCATGGTGCCTTCCGAAACCGCTCACCGCACGGCGATTTTTGTCAACGACATCCTGTCCTTCGAGCCTTCGGACAAAAGAAGCGAAACGATCGTGCACACGGAAGCGCTGCGGCAGCTCAATAACATGCTGGAGCTGCAGCGGAACCGGCTCGCCAATGTGACTTCGGGGCTTCCCGGCATCCTGTGGGCGGTGGTTGCGATCGGGGCCATGCTGAGCATCCTTCTGATCGTGATACTCGACCTCGAAGTGCAAGTCAACCTGCTGCTTGGTGGAGTCTTATCCTGTTTCCTGGGCCTGACCATTTTTCTCATTGCCGAGATGGACAATCCTTTCAGGGGCGGGTTCAGCGTGGGCGCGGACCCGTTTCAGCTCGTCTTCGACACAGTCATTAAACCCAATGAGACCGTCAACAAATCCATGGCGACATTGATCTCAAGCCTGAAGAATCTCGGTTCACCGAAGGTCGAAGGCAAAGACCCCGTCGCCGGGAAAGAGGTTCCAGGCCTGTATTTCGGGACCACCAGGCTGAACAACTCCTTCGACATTGTGGATGATGTCGTCAAACAATTCGGAGGCACCGCCAGCATTTTCGTGAAGTCGGGCGACGAATATGTGCGCGTCGCCACCAACGTCAAGAAAGATGACGGCTCACGCGCGATCGGAACGAGCCTCGATCCCAATGGTCCGGCGATCGCAAGAATCCGAAACGGCGAGGCCTTCTATGGAGAAGCGACGATCCTGGACAAGCCGTACGTTACCGGCTATGAGCCCATCCGGGATGCTTCGGGTAACGTCATCGGCATTTACTATACGGGGTATATGAAGCAGTAA
- a CDS encoding TIGR03435 family protein produces MKRDEEKVAKMLKEALPSDERMELARARVLEGLRSASASGQVPNNDVSKYTPNRLYWGIAIAALVLLSIPLARRSVTNRNVYAMVENEDGPRYRVAAGQIVATDVWTRLTVTLPDGSRMEMRPQSQLSVNGAADGLRVQLDRGGIIVNAATQRAGHLYVDTKDVTVSVVGTVFLVAAEEPGSRVGVLEGKVQVKQGGLTKMLLPPEQMVTNPLMELPSLREQIAWSRYAKEHLALLQLYAAPVVAKQVEKPVEIAQAQEPPKPAQSNPPTPASVRPQFEVASVKRNNSGSRSGGLRGGIGRYSVTNLPLSVLIQVAYNVRDFQIVGAPAWVNLERYDIAATGEGNLDNNQISGPMVQALIAERFKLVMHGETRDLPVYFLTIAKSGSKLKASQCLPREPNTPAPPNQPRSTFCGSITISGASLEASTQMQKLADALSGVLQRKVLDRTGLTGDFDMKLRWTPDLSTPVNADAAPPDGGPSIFTAIEEQLGLKLESGKAPIDVLVIDHIDHASDN; encoded by the coding sequence ATGAAACGAGACGAAGAGAAAGTCGCGAAAATGCTAAAAGAGGCGTTGCCCTCGGATGAGCGCATGGAATTGGCGCGGGCACGTGTCTTAGAGGGCCTCCGTTCCGCGAGCGCTTCAGGACAAGTTCCGAATAATGACGTCTCCAAATACACTCCAAACAGGCTCTATTGGGGTATCGCCATAGCTGCTCTGGTTCTCCTGTCGATACCGCTCGCCCGGCGATCTGTCACAAATAGAAATGTCTATGCAATGGTCGAGAATGAAGACGGCCCGCGATACCGTGTTGCCGCCGGCCAGATTGTCGCCACGGATGTGTGGACGCGCCTGACGGTCACGCTTCCGGATGGATCTCGTATGGAAATGCGACCGCAGTCGCAACTCTCGGTGAATGGCGCGGCCGACGGCTTACGAGTTCAGTTGGACAGGGGCGGCATCATCGTAAATGCGGCCACGCAGCGGGCCGGACATTTGTACGTGGATACAAAAGATGTGACGGTTTCGGTGGTGGGCACCGTGTTTCTGGTTGCTGCCGAGGAGCCAGGGTCACGCGTCGGTGTTCTTGAAGGCAAGGTGCAGGTGAAGCAGGGCGGATTGACGAAAATGTTGCTGCCACCGGAACAGATGGTGACGAATCCGCTGATGGAATTGCCATCACTGCGTGAACAAATCGCCTGGAGCCGCTATGCAAAGGAGCATCTGGCTTTGCTGCAGCTTTACGCCGCACCGGTCGTTGCAAAGCAAGTCGAAAAACCTGTGGAGATCGCGCAGGCGCAGGAGCCACCGAAACCGGCGCAGTCGAATCCGCCGACTCCGGCCTCGGTCCGCCCTCAATTCGAAGTGGCGTCGGTCAAACGCAACAACAGTGGAAGCCGATCCGGAGGTCTTCGCGGCGGTATCGGAAGATATAGCGTAACGAATTTACCGTTGAGCGTCCTCATACAGGTTGCTTATAACGTGCGCGATTTCCAGATTGTCGGAGCTCCGGCATGGGTCAACTTGGAACGTTACGACATCGCAGCCACAGGTGAGGGTAACCTGGACAACAACCAGATCAGCGGCCCGATGGTACAGGCTCTCATCGCAGAACGGTTCAAGCTAGTCATGCACGGAGAAACAAGAGATTTACCCGTTTATTTCCTGACCATCGCCAAGAGCGGATCCAAGCTGAAAGCAAGTCAATGCCTGCCAAGAGAACCGAACACGCCCGCTCCGCCCAACCAACCGCGGTCGACGTTCTGCGGCTCCATAACAATCTCCGGCGCCAGTCTGGAGGCCAGCACCCAGATGCAGAAGCTCGCCGATGCTCTTTCGGGAGTTCTGCAGCGCAAAGTGCTCGACAGGACCGGTCTCACGGGCGACTTCGATATGAAACTCAGATGGACGCCGGACCTCAGCACTCCTGTGAATGCGGATGCGGCGCCGCCCGATGGCGGCCCCTCCATCTTTACGGCCATCGAAGAACAACTGGGCCTGAAACTCGAATCGGGCAAAGCCCCGATCGACGTTCTCGTTATCGACCACATCGATCACGCATCGGACAACTGA
- a CDS encoding response regulator transcription factor — protein MVDLWIMAPSPARQDSLAKCFRSESGVRVMGTAVTFPVLKSLIGETPADMALIELAEMQSASAREWLIELMELMPLVLLSPEPEPAIFNRIRKTGPGGLLRSAASCEQIVYAVKSVASGLTVFDSAAALEPSSDEVLSEELTPREAEVLRLLADGSGNKDIASRLGISEHTIKFHIRSILGKLGAASRTDAVARGLRSGLIEL, from the coding sequence ATGGTGGATCTGTGGATCATGGCGCCCTCGCCGGCCCGTCAGGATTCACTCGCGAAATGTTTTCGGAGTGAATCCGGCGTTCGTGTCATGGGCACGGCGGTGACTTTTCCAGTCCTTAAATCTCTAATCGGAGAGACGCCGGCCGATATGGCGCTCATCGAGTTGGCTGAGATGCAATCGGCGAGTGCCCGGGAGTGGCTGATTGAACTGATGGAACTGATGCCACTGGTTCTGCTCAGCCCTGAACCGGAACCGGCGATATTCAACAGAATCCGGAAGACGGGGCCGGGCGGTCTGCTGCGATCGGCGGCATCCTGTGAACAGATTGTTTACGCCGTGAAGTCGGTTGCCTCCGGTTTGACTGTGTTTGATAGTGCGGCGGCGCTGGAACCTTCGAGCGATGAAGTATTGAGCGAAGAGTTGACGCCGCGGGAAGCAGAGGTTCTCCGGCTGCTGGCCGACGGGTCAGGCAATAAAGACATCGCGTCCAGGCTGGGCATTTCCGAACACACGATCAAGTTTCACATCCGGTCGATCCTGGGAAAACTCGGGGCCGCGTCGCGCACGGATGCTGTCGCGCGGGGGCTGAGAAGCGGACTCATCGAGCTTTGA
- a CDS encoding PHB depolymerase family esterase — translation MNRLVLLILAIICVALPAMSQEPVDGFAARVYNQGGVTLRYRLFIPPKYKKPKPYPLILWLHGAGGSGADNLRQIQGDQVPGTHLWTTPDNVARHPAFILVPQSEGRWSDVQIVLNVIDALKTAFPIDPNRIYVLGQSIGGAAAWELVKSHPRTFAAAVFVSSAGTGPGSAKSISALPIWAFHGSNDPRILEIQKMIEDIRGEGGHPRYTEYSGMGHDIWDRVFREPGLVGWLFAQHR, via the coding sequence ATGAACCGGCTGGTATTGCTGATCCTTGCGATTATATGTGTTGCTTTGCCGGCGATGAGCCAGGAACCGGTAGATGGTTTTGCCGCGAGGGTCTACAACCAGGGTGGAGTAACGCTGCGGTATCGCCTGTTCATTCCTCCGAAATACAAAAAGCCGAAACCGTATCCCCTGATTCTCTGGCTGCATGGAGCCGGCGGCTCTGGCGCCGATAACCTCCGGCAGATCCAGGGGGATCAGGTTCCCGGCACGCATCTTTGGACTACGCCGGATAATGTGGCGCGCCATCCTGCCTTTATTCTGGTTCCTCAAAGCGAAGGCCGATGGTCCGATGTTCAAATTGTGCTTAATGTGATCGATGCCCTCAAAACCGCGTTTCCTATCGATCCGAACCGGATTTATGTCCTCGGGCAGTCCATCGGCGGAGCCGCGGCATGGGAGCTGGTGAAGTCTCATCCCCGCACATTTGCCGCGGCGGTGTTTGTATCCAGCGCCGGCACAGGACCCGGCTCCGCAAAGAGCATTTCCGCTCTCCCCATATGGGCGTTTCACGGCAGCAATGATCCGCGCATATTGGAAATCCAGAAAATGATTGAAGACATTCGCGGCGAAGGCGGTCATCCGCGTTATACCGAGTATTCAGGCATGGGACATGACATTTGGGACCGCGTCTTCAGGGAGCCGGGGCTCGTGGGGTGGTTATTCGCTCAGCACAGATGA